The genomic interval CGCGATCGAAGACGCGGTCGCCGCGGCCGACGACATCCGGGCGTTCGAGACGTTCACCGGTGGCGACGTCGTGGCGATCGTCGCCGCACCCGCCGAGGGTGGCGACGAGAATCCGATCGACGACGCGCTGGTCGGCGTCGACGTCACCCGCCACGAGGTGCCCGACACCGAGCAGAGCCCGGCGGACTACGTCGCTGACCTCGAGGAGCGAAAGCGCGACCTCGAGTCGCAACTCGAGGACATCGACGCGGAGCTTGCGGAGATCAAGCGGACGGAAGGCGACTTCCTCCTACGGGTCGAAGAGAAGCTGACGATCGAGGTCCAGCAGGCGGAAGCCCCGCTGCAGTTCGCGACGTCCGAGCACGCGTTCGTCGCGGAGGGCTGGATCCCGACCGAGGAGTACGATCGGCTCGTCGCCGACCTGAGTGACGCCGTCGGCGACAGCGTCGAGATCGAAGAACTCGAACGGGCGGACTACGACCGCCACGGCGCCCACGCCCACACGGAAGAGGTCCAGAAGGGAACGGCGTCGGCGGCCGACGAGGACGACGAGAGCGCCGCCGAGGCCGACGAGGAACCGCAGAAGGCGGTGACCGACGGCGGGTCGACGGTCACGATGAACGACGAACCGCCGGTGATCCAGGACAACCCCGGACCGGCCAGGCCGTTCGAGGTGCTGGTCCAGGCGGTCAACCGACCGAAGTACAGCGAACTGGATCCGACGATCTTCCTGTTCCTAACGTTCCCGGCCTTCTTCGGGTTCATGATCGGAGACGTCGGGTACGGGATCCTGTACGTCGCGATCGGGTACTACATGTACTCAAGCTTCGACAGCGACGGGATCCGCAGCCTCGGCGGCGTTGCGATCTGGGCAGGCTTGTTCACGATCCTCTTCGGCGCGCTGTACGGCGAGATATTCGGCCTGCACGTGCTCGGAGAGGTGCTCTGGGAGGACGTCTTCCACATCGAGCTCCTGCCGTTAGCCAAGGGTCTCGAGCCGGCGGCCGGTGACTTCGCGCTCGGCTGGATGGTCATCAGCGTCCTGGCCGGGATCTTCCACCTGAACATCGGCTACATCCTGGACTTCTACGAGAACCTCAGCCACGGCGTCAAAGACGCCGTCACGCATAGCGGCTCGTGGCTCCTGCTGCTCAACGGCGTCTGGATCTGGATCTTCTCGGTCCAGGGCTACGATGCCCAGAACCCCGAGGAGAGCACGAAGCCGGCGTTCCTGTTCGAGACGTTCAGCTCGGAGGGACCGCTGCCGATCGGCTTCGAGGGCTTCCCGGAAATGGGGCTGTTCACGATTCCGGGAACGGACATGCTCTTCACGCTTCCGCTCCTGATCGCTCTCACCGGACTCGTGCTCCTGATCGCAGGAGACGCAATCGAGGCCGTCGAGGCGCTGGACGTCGTCGTGAACGTCTTCTCGTACACCCGGATGGCAGCGGTGTTGCTCGCGAAGGCCGGCATGGCCTTCGTGGTCAACCTGCTGTTCTTCGGCGGGTACGAGGACCCACACGGCAGCTTCCACTTCCTGCGGAGCCACGAGCCGGCCTACGTCGCCGAGCACTACGGCGGCGAAGCCGAGCTCATCTTCAGCGGCCTGATGCACTCGGGCACCGCCGCCTTCATCGGTGGGATCGCCATCCTCGTACTCGGGCACCTGCTCGTGCTAGCGCTTGGCGTGACAAGCGCCGGCTTACAGGCTGTGCGCCTCGAGTACGTCGAATTCTTTAACAAGTTTTATGAAGGCGGTGGGGAGAACTACGAACCGTTCGGACACGATCGAACCTACGGTGAGGACATTCAACAACAATAATGATTGAAAACGCAGCAGACCTCGCGAACGTCGTACTGCAGCAGAATGGAGAAAGCGCAGCGGCACCGTTCCTCGAAGCGAATGCGGCTGCAGCGATCGCAGTCGGCCTGGCCGCCCTCGCAGCGGGCTACGCCGAGCGCGGGATCGGCGCGGCCGCAGTCGGCGCGCTCGCTGAGGACGACGACCTGTTCGTGCCGGGGCTTATCATGACCGTCCTTCCGGAGACGCTCGTGATCCTGGCGCTGGTCGTCGTCTTCATCGTCGGATAACCACATCCCCTTCTCTCACCAATGAGTTTGGACACAGTCGTAGAAGACATTCGAGAAGAGGCCAACGCGCGTGCGGAGGACATCCGCGCCGAGGGCGAAACGCGCGCCGAGGAGATCGAATCGGCCGCCGAGGCAGATGCCGAGGAGATCGTCACCGAGGCGGAGGCCGAGGTCGAGCGCGAGATCGAGCAGCTTCGCGAGCAGCGCCTCTCCAGTGCGAAGCTGGAGGCCAAGCAAAAGCGCCTCGAGGCCCGACGTGACGTCCTCGGCGAGGTCCGCGAGGAGGTCGAGGCCGAGCTCGCCGCCCTCGAGGGCGACTCCCGCGAGGAACTGACGCGGGAGCTACTCGAGGCAGCGAGTTCGGAGTTCGACGAGGGCGACGACGTCAGCGTCTACGGTCGCGCCGACGATCAGGCGCTGCTCGAGTCGATCCTCGAGGACTACGACGGCTACGAGTACGCCGGCGAGTACGACTGCCTCGGCGGCGTCGTCGTCGAGAGCGACCAGTCCCGCGTTCGGGTCAACAACACGTTCGACTCGGTGCTCGAAGACGTGTGGGAAGACAACCTCCAGGAGATCAGCAACCGCCTCTTCGAGCAATGAGCGCAGGTGCCTCGAATCCGGAATACGTGAACGCTCGCGTTCGGTCCCGTCGAGCGTCGCTGTTCGCGGACGAAGACTACCGCAAGCTGATCCGGATGGGGCCGAGCGAGATCGCGCGGTTCATGGAGGAGACGGAGTACGAACGCGAGATCAACGAGCTCGGCACGCGGTTCTCGGGCGTCGACCTCGTCGAACACGCCTTGAACCGCAATCTCGCCAAGCACTTCGACGATCTGCTCGACTGGTCGGAGGGACGGCTCTACGACCTGATCGCCCGGTACCTCCGGAAGTTCGACGTCTGGAACGTGAAGACGATCGTCCGTGGGATCTACACCGACACCGATCCTGAAGAGATGCGGACGGACCTCATTCGCGCCGGAGAGCTCGACGACCGGACAATCGATCGCCTCCTCGAAGTCGATGCGATCGAGGACGCGGTCGAAGTCCTGTCGGGAACGATCTACTACGAGTCCCTCTCTTCGGCCTACGAACAGTTCGAGGAGAGCGGTGCGCTCGTTCCGCTCGAGAACGCCCTCGACCGGGCGTTCTACGAGCACCTACTGGAGGACCTCGGGGCCCCAGCCGAGGGGCCGGAAGCGAAGTACGTCGAGTTCCTCGAAGCGGAGATCGACTTCCGGAACGCGCGCAACGCCTTGCGGCTGGCGCGCAGCGGCGCCGACCTCGATCCGGCGACCTACTACATCGAGGGCGGCGTGCTGTTCGACCAGAACGAACTGAGTCGACTCGTCAACGATTACGACGAGCTCGTCGATCACATCGCCGACAACCGCCGCTACGGTGATCGGCTCTCGGAGGCGCTCTCTCGGCTGCGCGAAGCTGACAGCCTTATCCAGTTCGAGCACGCACTAGACGCTGCGTTGCTCGAGTACGCGGACACCCTCTCGAGCATCCATCCGGTGTCCGTTTCGGCCGTGTTGTCGTACATCCTCGCGAAGGAACGCGAGGTCGAGAACATCCGTGCGATCGCGCGAGGTCGCGAGGTCGGACTCGACGAGAACGAGATCGAAGAAGAGCTGGTGATCCTATGAGCCAGGAAATCGCAGTCGTCGGCAGCCCGGAGTTTACCACCGGTTTCCGCCTCGCGGGCGTCAGGCGGTTCGAGAACGTCCCGGACGACGAGAAGGACGCGGACTTAGACGACGCGGTCACGGACGTTCTCGAGGACGAAGGCGTCGGGATCGTCGTCATGCACGACGACGACCTCGAACACCTGTCGCGCAACGTTCGCCAGGCGGTCGAGACGAGCGTCGAGCCGGTCGTCGTCACCATCGGCAGCGGCACCGGTGGCGGCGGGCTGCGCGACCAGATCAAACGTGCGATCGGTATCGACCTGATGGACGAGGAAGACAGCGAGTAACACTATGAGCCAGGCAGAAGAAACCCAGACCGTCGACGAAGACGGTGTAATCGAAAGCGTGAGCGGTCCCGTCGTGACCGCCACGGACCTCGATGCCCGGATGAACGACGTCGTCTACGTCGGCGACGAAGGATTGATGGGCGAGGTCATCGAGATCGAAGGGAACCTGACCACCATTCAGGTGTACGAGGAGACGTCCGGCGTCGGCCCGGGTGAGCCCGTCGAGAACACGGGCGAGCCCCTGAGCGTCGACCTCGGACCGGGGATGCTGGACTCCATCTACGACGGCGTCCAGCGTCCGCTCGACGTCCTCGAGGAGAAGATGGGAACGGCGTTCCTCGACCGCGGGGTCGACGCCCCCGGAATCGACCTCGAGAAGCAGTGGGAGTTCACGCCCGAAGTCGAGGAAGGTGACGAGGTCGAACCCGGCGACGTCGTCGGGGTCGTCCCCGAGACGGTCACCATCGATCACAAGGTCATGGTGCCGCCGGACTACGAGGGCGGCGAAGTCACGTCGATCGAGAGCGGCGAGTTCACGGTCGAGGAGACCGTCGTCGAACTCTCCAGCGGCGAGGAAATCCAGATGCACCAGGAGTGGCCGGTCCGCGAGGCCCGTCCCGCTGGTACCAAGGAGACGCCGACCGAGCCCCTCGTAACGGGCCAGCGCGTTCAGGACGGCCTGTTCCCGCTCGCGAAGGGCGGGACCGCCGCGATTCCCGGTCCGTTCGGCTCCGGGAAGACCGTCACTCAGCAGCAACTCGCCAAGTGGTCCGACGCGGACATCGTCGTCTACATCGGCTGTGGTGAGCGTGGCAACGAGATGACCGAGGTCATCGAGGACTTTCCGGAACTGCCGGACCCGCAGACCGGGAACCCGCTGATGGCCCGGACCTGCCTCATCGCTAACACGTCGAACATGCCCGTCGCGGCCCGCGAGTCCTGCATTTACACCGGGATCACCATCGCGGAGTACTACCGTGACATGGGCTACGACGTCGCGCTGATGGCCGACTCCACCTCGCGGTGGGCAGAGGCCATGCGCGAAATCTCCAGCCGACTCGAGGAGATGCCCGGCGAAGAGGGCTACCCCGCGTACCTGGCGGCTGCACTCTCGGAGTTCTACGAGCGTGCCGGCAAGTTCCAGCTGATCAACGGCGGCGAGGGCTCGATTTCGGTCGTCGGTGCGGTCTCCCCGCCAGGCGGTGACTTCTCCGAGCCCGTCACCCAGAACACGCTGCGTATCGTCAAGACGTTCTGGGCGCTGGACGCCGACCTCGCGGAGCGGCGTCACTTCCCGTCGATCAACTGGAACGAGTCCTACTCGCTGTACAAGGACCAGCTCGACCCGTGGTGGGAAGGCAACGTCGCCGACGACTGGTCGGACATCCGCCAGTGGGCGGTCGACGTGCTAGACGAGGAAGACGAGCTTCAGGAGATCGTCCAGCTCGTCGGGAAGGACGCGCTGCCGGAGGACCAGCAGCTGACGCTGGAGGTCGCACGCTACCTGCGTGAGGCCTGGCTCCAGCAGAACGCGCTCCACGACGTCGACACCTACTGCGAACCCGAGAAGACCTACCGGATGCTGACGGCGATCAAGACGTTTAACGACGAAGCCTTCGAGGCGCTGGAAGCCGGCGTCCCGGTCGAAGAGATCACGGACGTCGACGCCGCACCGCGGCTCAACCGGATGGGCACCTCCGAGGAGTGGGAGGAGTTCATCGACGAGATCGAGAGCGACCTCACGGAACAACTCCGAGCACTGTACTAACGTAACGATGAAAGAGTACCAGACTATCACGGAAATCAGCGGTCCGCTGGTGTTCGCCGAGGTCGACGAGCCCGTCGGGTACGACGAGATCGTCGAGATCGAGACGCCACAGGGCGAGACCCTGCGCGGACAGGTGCTGGAATCGAGTCAGGGGATCGTCTCCATCCAGGTGTTCGAAGGCACGGGCGGCATCGACCGCAACGCCTCCGTTCGCTTCCTGGGCGAGACGATGAAGATGCCCGTCACCGAGGACCTCCTCGGGCGAGTGCTCGACGGCTCCGGGAACCCGATCGACGGCGGACCGGAGATCGTCCCCGACGAGCGACACGACATCGTCGGCGAAGCAATCAACCCCTTCTCCCGGGAGTACCCCGAGGAGTTCATCCAGACCGGCGTCTCCGCCATCGACGGCATGAACACGCTGGTCCGGGGCCAGAAGCTCCCGATCTTCTCCGGCTCGGGACTGCCCCACAACGAACTCGCGCTCCAGATCGCCCGCCAGGCGACCGTCCCCGAAGAAGAGGAAGGCGACGGCGACGGCTCCGAGTTCGCAGTCATCTTCGGCGCGATGGGGATCACCCAGGAAGAGGCCAACGAGTTCATGGACGACTTCGAGCGCACGGGTGCGCTCGAACGCTCGGTCGTCTTCATGAACCTCGCGGACGACCCCGCAGTCGAGCGGCAGGTCACCCCGCGGCTCGCCCTGACGACGGCCGAGTACCTGGCCTTCGAGAAGGACTACCACGTGCTGGTCATCCTGACGGACATGACCAACTACTGTGAGGCGCTGCGCGAGATCGGCGCCGCACGCGAGGAGGTCCCCGGCCGTCGTGGCTACCCCGGGTACATGTACACCGACCTGGCGCAGCTCTACGAGCGCGCGGGTCGGATCGAGGGCCAGGACGGGTCGGTCACGCAGATCCCGATCCTGACGATGCCTGGCGACGACGACACGCACCCGATCCCGGACCTGACTGGCTACATTACCGAGGGCCAGATCATGATGGACCGGGACCTGAACAGCCAGGGCGTCGAGCCGCCGATCAACGTCCTCCCGAGCCTCTCGCGGCTGATGGACGACGGGATCGGCGAGGGCCTGACCCGCGAAGACCACGGCGACGTCTCCGACCAGATGTACGCCGCGTACGCGGAGGGTGAGGACCTGCGCGACCTCGTGAACATCGTCGGTCGCGAGGCCCTCTCCGAGCGGGACAACAAGTTCCTCGACTTCGCCGACCGCTTCGAGGAAGAGTTCGTCCAGCAGGGGTACGACACCAACCGCTCGATCGAGGAAACCCTCGAGGTCGGCTGGGACCTCCTCTCGGAACTCCCGAAGGAGGAACTCAACCGCATCGACGAGGAACTCATCGAGGAACACTACCGCGACGACGAGACGGAAGCGGCCGAAGTCACGGCCGACGACTGATCGGCGCGGTCGATTCGCGGTTTCGGTTCGCAGTTTTGATTTGCCGATTCGTTTTCTCGACCGTCGTTCGAAAGCGACGGCTCTCGCGGTTCGTTGCCGGGTATCGCTGCGGTTGGCCTGCGGACGCAGCGAGTGGTGAGTAACTGCCACTGCCGGTCGGCCTGGCGTCCGCGTGAGCGCGCGAGGAATCGCCCGACGAAAGCGGCAAACCGAAATTATCTTCACTATCGTTAATGAAGTACGCCACGTATGCGCAAACCACTGCTCGTGACGGATTTCCTCGACCGGGCGCGGAGACACTACGGCGACGACGAGGCGGTGGTCGCCACGACGGGGGAGCGGTTCACGTACGACGAACTGGGGGAGCGGGCCGACCGGTTCGCGGCGGCGTTGCAGGAACGGGGGATCGAGAAGGGCGATCGCGTCGCGGTGCTCGACCCGAACACCCACTACCACCTCGAAGCAGCGTACGGGATCATGCAAATCGGGGCCGTCCACACGCCGCTGAACTACCGGCTCACGCCCGACGACTTCTCCTACATGCTCGAAGACGCCGGCGTCGATGCGATCTACGCCGACTACGAGTACGCTCACAAGATCGAGCCGATCCGCGACGAGGTGCCGACGGAGACGTTCATCACGAACGACGTCGAGAGCGTGGACGGCGACTGGGAGAGCTTCGACGAAGTGCTCGAGGACGCGGGCACCGAATACGACCGCCCCGAGATGAGTGAGGACGAACTCGTCACGATCAACTACACCTCGGGGACGACCGGCGATCCGAAGGGCGTCTGTCGCACCCACCGCAGTGAGACGCTGCACGCGTATCTGGTCTCCGCCCACCAAGAGATCGGAGACGACGACGTCTACCTCTGGACGCTGCCGATGTTCCACGTCAACGGCTGGGGCCACATTTACGCGATCACTGGCATGGGCGCGAAACACGTCTGCACCCGCGGCGTCGACGCGGGGGACATCTTCGAGGCCGTCCGCGAGGAGGACGTCTCGTACCTCTGTGGCGCGCCGACGGTGCTGAACATGCTCATCGACTACTACGAGGAGCGCGCTGCGCCGGAGGGGCAGCCAGGCGAAGGTAGTGGAACCGCCGAAGCGCCCGAAACCATGGGCGCGAACGA from Natrinema salifodinae carries:
- a CDS encoding V-type ATP synthase subunit C; the encoded protein is MSAGASNPEYVNARVRSRRASLFADEDYRKLIRMGPSEIARFMEETEYEREINELGTRFSGVDLVEHALNRNLAKHFDDLLDWSEGRLYDLIARYLRKFDVWNVKTIVRGIYTDTDPEEMRTDLIRAGELDDRTIDRLLEVDAIEDAVEVLSGTIYYESLSSAYEQFEESGALVPLENALDRAFYEHLLEDLGAPAEGPEAKYVEFLEAEIDFRNARNALRLARSGADLDPATYYIEGGVLFDQNELSRLVNDYDELVDHIADNRRYGDRLSEALSRLREADSLIQFEHALDAALLEYADTLSSIHPVSVSAVLSYILAKEREVENIRAIARGREVGLDENEIEEELVIL
- a CDS encoding ATP synthase subunit B, yielding MKEYQTITEISGPLVFAEVDEPVGYDEIVEIETPQGETLRGQVLESSQGIVSIQVFEGTGGIDRNASVRFLGETMKMPVTEDLLGRVLDGSGNPIDGGPEIVPDERHDIVGEAINPFSREYPEEFIQTGVSAIDGMNTLVRGQKLPIFSGSGLPHNELALQIARQATVPEEEEGDGDGSEFAVIFGAMGITQEEANEFMDDFERTGALERSVVFMNLADDPAVERQVTPRLALTTAEYLAFEKDYHVLVILTDMTNYCEALREIGAAREEVPGRRGYPGYMYTDLAQLYERAGRIEGQDGSVTQIPILTMPGDDDTHPIPDLTGYITEGQIMMDRDLNSQGVEPPINVLPSLSRLMDDGIGEGLTREDHGDVSDQMYAAYAEGEDLRDLVNIVGREALSERDNKFLDFADRFEEEFVQQGYDTNRSIEETLEVGWDLLSELPKEELNRIDEELIEEHYRDDETEAAEVTADD
- a CDS encoding ATP synthase subunit K, which gives rise to MIENAADLANVVLQQNGESAAAPFLEANAAAAIAVGLAALAAGYAERGIGAAAVGALAEDDDLFVPGLIMTVLPETLVILALVVVFIVG
- a CDS encoding V-type ATP synthase subunit F, whose translation is MSQEIAVVGSPEFTTGFRLAGVRRFENVPDDEKDADLDDAVTDVLEDEGVGIVVMHDDDLEHLSRNVRQAVETSVEPVVVTIGSGTGGGGLRDQIKRAIGIDLMDEEDSE
- a CDS encoding V-type ATP synthase subunit I, which codes for MLRPERMSKVSVTGSKGIMPTVIETVHELNLVHLSDYDGSWEGFDNGNPIEGADQASEKLVTVRALESTLELSADEAGPGTLDEGWEQRLEEIRTRINELDDRRGEVNTELREADERIDRVEPFAELGIDLDLLSGYETVDVAVVEGRVDAIEDAVAAADDIRAFETFTGGDVVAIVAAPAEGGDENPIDDALVGVDVTRHEVPDTEQSPADYVADLEERKRDLESQLEDIDAELAEIKRTEGDFLLRVEEKLTIEVQQAEAPLQFATSEHAFVAEGWIPTEEYDRLVADLSDAVGDSVEIEELERADYDRHGAHAHTEEVQKGTASAADEDDESAAEADEEPQKAVTDGGSTVTMNDEPPVIQDNPGPARPFEVLVQAVNRPKYSELDPTIFLFLTFPAFFGFMIGDVGYGILYVAIGYYMYSSFDSDGIRSLGGVAIWAGLFTILFGALYGEIFGLHVLGEVLWEDVFHIELLPLAKGLEPAAGDFALGWMVISVLAGIFHLNIGYILDFYENLSHGVKDAVTHSGSWLLLLNGVWIWIFSVQGYDAQNPEESTKPAFLFETFSSEGPLPIGFEGFPEMGLFTIPGTDMLFTLPLLIALTGLVLLIAGDAIEAVEALDVVVNVFSYTRMAAVLLAKAGMAFVVNLLFFGGYEDPHGSFHFLRSHEPAYVAEHYGGEAELIFSGLMHSGTAAFIGGIAILVLGHLLVLALGVTSAGLQAVRLEYVEFFNKFYEGGGENYEPFGHDRTYGEDIQQQ
- a CDS encoding ATP synthase subunit A, coding for MSQAEETQTVDEDGVIESVSGPVVTATDLDARMNDVVYVGDEGLMGEVIEIEGNLTTIQVYEETSGVGPGEPVENTGEPLSVDLGPGMLDSIYDGVQRPLDVLEEKMGTAFLDRGVDAPGIDLEKQWEFTPEVEEGDEVEPGDVVGVVPETVTIDHKVMVPPDYEGGEVTSIESGEFTVEETVVELSSGEEIQMHQEWPVREARPAGTKETPTEPLVTGQRVQDGLFPLAKGGTAAIPGPFGSGKTVTQQQLAKWSDADIVVYIGCGERGNEMTEVIEDFPELPDPQTGNPLMARTCLIANTSNMPVAARESCIYTGITIAEYYRDMGYDVALMADSTSRWAEAMREISSRLEEMPGEEGYPAYLAAALSEFYERAGKFQLINGGEGSISVVGAVSPPGGDFSEPVTQNTLRIVKTFWALDADLAERRHFPSINWNESYSLYKDQLDPWWEGNVADDWSDIRQWAVDVLDEEDELQEIVQLVGKDALPEDQQLTLEVARYLREAWLQQNALHDVDTYCEPEKTYRMLTAIKTFNDEAFEALEAGVPVEEITDVDAAPRLNRMGTSEEWEEFIDEIESDLTEQLRALY
- a CDS encoding long-chain-fatty-acid--CoA ligase; this encodes MRKPLLVTDFLDRARRHYGDDEAVVATTGERFTYDELGERADRFAAALQERGIEKGDRVAVLDPNTHYHLEAAYGIMQIGAVHTPLNYRLTPDDFSYMLEDAGVDAIYADYEYAHKIEPIRDEVPTETFITNDVESVDGDWESFDEVLEDAGTEYDRPEMSEDELVTINYTSGTTGDPKGVCRTHRSETLHAYLVSAHQEIGDDDVYLWTLPMFHVNGWGHIYAITGMGAKHVCTRGVDAGDIFEAVREEDVSYLCGAPTVLNMLIDYYEERAAPEGQPGEGSGTAEAPETMGANDVRIATAGSAPPEATIRTVEDEFGWYLKHVYGATETGPLITTSDARRKFDDDDADRFAIKKRQGLGYLGTEIRVVDEDGNDVARDDASIGEIVVRGNQIMEKYWNKPEETEEAFNDRVEGYYHTGDLATVDENGMISIQDRKKDIIISGGENISSIELEDALFDHPEVSDVAVIPAPSEEWGETPKAFVVPASGDPDEPGVTADELVDFTRDNLASYKAVRRVEFVAELPTTATGKIQKYELRQAEWDEEDQMVGQG
- a CDS encoding V-type ATP synthase subunit E, whose amino-acid sequence is MSLDTVVEDIREEANARAEDIRAEGETRAEEIESAAEADAEEIVTEAEAEVEREIEQLREQRLSSAKLEAKQKRLEARRDVLGEVREEVEAELAALEGDSREELTRELLEAASSEFDEGDDVSVYGRADDQALLESILEDYDGYEYAGEYDCLGGVVVESDQSRVRVNNTFDSVLEDVWEDNLQEISNRLFEQ